In the genome of Muntiacus reevesi chromosome 5, mMunRee1.1, whole genome shotgun sequence, one region contains:
- the PTPN5 gene encoding tyrosine-protein phosphatase non-receptor type 5 isoform X2: MCCAESLSRVPQPVGMEALDQAEGPAASQRATPPPPPASPPSEPAQKPPPRGAGSHSLTARSSLCLLAASQFLVSPQAWLGPGTWDVPSLLLISLCVILVTTLVWLLLRTPPEPPSPLPAEDRRQSVSRQPSFTYSEWMEEKVEDDFLDLDPVPETPVFDCVMDIKLEADPTSLTVKAMGLQERRGSNVSLTLDMCTPGCNEEGFGYLMSPREESAREYLLSASRVLQAEELHEKALDPFLLQAEFFEIPMNFVDPKEYDIPGLVRKNRYKTILPNPHSRVCLTSPDPDDPLSSYINANYIRGYGGEEKVYIATQGPIVSTVGDFWRMVWQEHTPIIVMITNIEEMNEKCTEYWPEEQVVYDGVEITVRKVIHTEDYRLRLIALRSGTEERGLKHYWFTSWPDQKTPDRAPPLLHLVREVEEAAQQEGPRCAPIVVHCSAGIGRTGCFIATSICCQQLRQEGVVDILKTTCQLRQDRGGMIQTCEQYQFVHHVMSLYEKQLSRQPPE, from the exons atgtgctgtgctgagtcgctcagtc GTGTCCCCCAGCCGGTAGGGATGGAGGCGCTGGACCAGGCCGAGGGGCCCGCGGCCTCACAGAGAGCGACGCCACCGCCCCCACCTGCTTCACCGCCCTCAGAGCCAGCTCAGAAGCCGCCACCTCGAGGCGCCGGGAGCCACTCCCTCACTGCCAGAAGCAGCCTGTGCCTGTTGGCTGCCTCCCAGTTCCTGGTAAG TCCCCAGGCCTGGCTGGGCCCTGGGACCTGGGACGTCCCCAGTCTGCTGCTGATCTCTCTGTGTGTGATCCTCGTCACCACCCTG GTGTGGCTCCTCCTAAGGACTCCCCCAGAACCACCCAGCCCGCTGCCCGCCGAGGACAGGCGCCAGTCGGTAAGCCGTCAGCCCTCATTCACCTACTCGGAGTGGATGGAGGAGAAGGTCGAGGATGACTTCCTGGATCTGGACCCCGTCCCCGAGACCCCTGTGTTCGACTGCGTGATGGACATCAAGCTGGAGGCCGATCCCACCTCCCTGACCGTCAAGGCCATGGGtctgcaggagag GAGGGGCTCCAACGTCTCCCTGACCCTGGACATGTGCACGCCGGGCTGCAACGAGGAGGGCTTCGGCTATCTCATGTCCCCCCGTGAGGAGTCAGCCCGAGAATACCTGCTCAGCGCCTCCCGCGTACTCCAGGCCGAAGAGCTTCACGAGAAGGCCCTGGACCCCTTCCTGCTGCAGGCAGAATTCTTT GAAATCCCCATGAATTTTGTGGATCCGAAAGAATATGACATCCCTGGGCTGGTGCGGAAGAACCGATATAAAACCATCCTTCCCA ACCCTCACAGCAGAGTGTGTCTGACCTCACCAGACCCTGACGACCCTCTGAGTTCCTACATCAACGCCAACTACATTCGG GGCTACGGTGGGGAAGAGAAGGTGTACATCGCCACTCAGGGACCCATCGTCAGCACGGTCGGCGACTTCTGGCGCATGGTGTGGCAGGAGCACACGCCCATCATCGTCATGATCACCAACATCGAGGAGATGAACGAG AAGTGCACCGAGTATTGGCCGGAGGAGCAGGTGGTATACGATGGCGTGGAGATCACCGTGCGGAAAGTCATCCACACTGAGGATTACCGGCTCCGACTCATTGCCCTCAGG AGCGGGACGGAAGAGCGAGGCCTGAAGCATTACTGGTTCACGTCCTGGCCCGACCAAAAGACCCCAGACCGCGCGCCCCCACTCCTGCACCTGGTGCGGGAGGTGGAGGAGGCGGCCCAGCAGGAGGGGCCCCGCTGCGCCCCCATCGTGGTGCACTGCAG CGCAGGGATTGGGAGGACCGGCTGCTTCATCGCCACCAGCATCTGCTGCCAGCAGCTGCGGCAGGAGGGCGTGGTGGACATCCTGAAGACCACGTGCCAGCTCCGTCAGGACAG GGGCGGGATGATCCAGACGTGCGAGCAGTACCAGTTCGTGCACCACGTCATGAGCCTCTACGAGAAGCAGCTGTCCCGCCAGCCCCCGGAGTGA
- the PTPN5 gene encoding tyrosine-protein phosphatase non-receptor type 5 isoform X1: MCCAESLSRVPQPVGMEALDQAEGPAASQRATPPPPPASPPSEPAQKPPPRGAGSHSLTARSSLCLLAASQFLLACGMLWLSGFGPIWTQNTTDVVSSALTFLERLGPSAWLGPGTWDVPSLLLISLCVILVTTLVWLLLRTPPEPPSPLPAEDRRQSVSRQPSFTYSEWMEEKVEDDFLDLDPVPETPVFDCVMDIKLEADPTSLTVKAMGLQERRGSNVSLTLDMCTPGCNEEGFGYLMSPREESAREYLLSASRVLQAEELHEKALDPFLLQAEFFEIPMNFVDPKEYDIPGLVRKNRYKTILPNPHSRVCLTSPDPDDPLSSYINANYIRGYGGEEKVYIATQGPIVSTVGDFWRMVWQEHTPIIVMITNIEEMNEKCTEYWPEEQVVYDGVEITVRKVIHTEDYRLRLIALRSGTEERGLKHYWFTSWPDQKTPDRAPPLLHLVREVEEAAQQEGPRCAPIVVHCSAGIGRTGCFIATSICCQQLRQEGVVDILKTTCQLRQDRGGMIQTCEQYQFVHHVMSLYEKQLSRQPPE; this comes from the exons atgtgctgtgctgagtcgctcagtc GTGTCCCCCAGCCGGTAGGGATGGAGGCGCTGGACCAGGCCGAGGGGCCCGCGGCCTCACAGAGAGCGACGCCACCGCCCCCACCTGCTTCACCGCCCTCAGAGCCAGCTCAGAAGCCGCCACCTCGAGGCGCCGGGAGCCACTCCCTCACTGCCAGAAGCAGCCTGTGCCTGTTGGCTGCCTCCCAGTTCCTG CTCGCCTGTGGGATGCTCTGGCTCAGCGGCTTTGGCCCCATCTGGACGCAGAACACCACAGACGTCGTCTCCTCCGCGCTCACGTTCCTGGAGCGGCTGGGACCCTCG GCCTGGCTGGGCCCTGGGACCTGGGACGTCCCCAGTCTGCTGCTGATCTCTCTGTGTGTGATCCTCGTCACCACCCTG GTGTGGCTCCTCCTAAGGACTCCCCCAGAACCACCCAGCCCGCTGCCCGCCGAGGACAGGCGCCAGTCGGTAAGCCGTCAGCCCTCATTCACCTACTCGGAGTGGATGGAGGAGAAGGTCGAGGATGACTTCCTGGATCTGGACCCCGTCCCCGAGACCCCTGTGTTCGACTGCGTGATGGACATCAAGCTGGAGGCCGATCCCACCTCCCTGACCGTCAAGGCCATGGGtctgcaggagag GAGGGGCTCCAACGTCTCCCTGACCCTGGACATGTGCACGCCGGGCTGCAACGAGGAGGGCTTCGGCTATCTCATGTCCCCCCGTGAGGAGTCAGCCCGAGAATACCTGCTCAGCGCCTCCCGCGTACTCCAGGCCGAAGAGCTTCACGAGAAGGCCCTGGACCCCTTCCTGCTGCAGGCAGAATTCTTT GAAATCCCCATGAATTTTGTGGATCCGAAAGAATATGACATCCCTGGGCTGGTGCGGAAGAACCGATATAAAACCATCCTTCCCA ACCCTCACAGCAGAGTGTGTCTGACCTCACCAGACCCTGACGACCCTCTGAGTTCCTACATCAACGCCAACTACATTCGG GGCTACGGTGGGGAAGAGAAGGTGTACATCGCCACTCAGGGACCCATCGTCAGCACGGTCGGCGACTTCTGGCGCATGGTGTGGCAGGAGCACACGCCCATCATCGTCATGATCACCAACATCGAGGAGATGAACGAG AAGTGCACCGAGTATTGGCCGGAGGAGCAGGTGGTATACGATGGCGTGGAGATCACCGTGCGGAAAGTCATCCACACTGAGGATTACCGGCTCCGACTCATTGCCCTCAGG AGCGGGACGGAAGAGCGAGGCCTGAAGCATTACTGGTTCACGTCCTGGCCCGACCAAAAGACCCCAGACCGCGCGCCCCCACTCCTGCACCTGGTGCGGGAGGTGGAGGAGGCGGCCCAGCAGGAGGGGCCCCGCTGCGCCCCCATCGTGGTGCACTGCAG CGCAGGGATTGGGAGGACCGGCTGCTTCATCGCCACCAGCATCTGCTGCCAGCAGCTGCGGCAGGAGGGCGTGGTGGACATCCTGAAGACCACGTGCCAGCTCCGTCAGGACAG GGGCGGGATGATCCAGACGTGCGAGCAGTACCAGTTCGTGCACCACGTCATGAGCCTCTACGAGAAGCAGCTGTCCCGCCAGCCCCCGGAGTGA